A single Heterodontus francisci isolate sHetFra1 chromosome 11, sHetFra1.hap1, whole genome shotgun sequence DNA region contains:
- the LOC137375203 gene encoding eotaxin-like, whose amino-acid sequence MHSGRSLQIAVICLLFGTIFVSSHSYLRPSRVTTNCCKNVSGRKIPYNITHYRIQNALSPCVEAVIFYTVEKGPICSNPVARWVPSKIREINNRMETGSA is encoded by the exons ATGCATTCCGGTAGATCGCTTCAAATTGCTGTCATTTGCCTGCTATTTGGGACCATCTTTGTGTCAAGCCACTCAT ATCTCCGGCCAAGCAGGGTTACTACAAACTGCTGCAAGAACGTGTCTGGGAGGAAAATCCCCTATAATATTACACATTACAGGATACAGAATGCCCTTTCGCCATGTGTGGAAGCTGTAAT TTTCTACACGGTGGAGAAAGGACCCATCTGTTCTAATCCTGTTGCACGCTGGGTGCCATCAAAAATCAGAGAGATCAA TAACAGGATGGAGACTGGCAGTGCCTAA